In Oryza sativa Japonica Group chromosome 11, ASM3414082v1, the following are encoded in one genomic region:
- the LOC9268011 gene encoding pectinesterase 2 translates to MAERRSNMMMIYGFNLLIVAAAVRSSSSSILGDATVVSTDDRWVRRRLLLIDGMVDGKRMRKTVVVAKDGTANFTTITQALGAAPPRGRFGIFVKAGVYEETVNITRPNVVLWGEGIGKTVITGSRSCPIENNKTKTDMMPWTATVTVQGHGFIAQDVTIENKAGPTGTPAVALRCDSNMSLIHRCRIDGYQDTLWAQNNLQVYLRCDIAGTIDFVYGNAKAIFQYCRLLVRNPGNGKHNAITAQGRNDPTSEESGFIFQGCNITAMEGESLAGVDTYLGRPWKNHSRVVFMGCFMSDIINPDGWVHWNKATPVEETTRTVEYLEYGNKGAGAETADRVKWKGVRVITEAEANRFTVDHFINGNQWLPNLVNGEQINYTHGLI, encoded by the exons ATGGCTGAAAGGAGGAGCAATATGATGATGATATATGGTTTTAATTTGTTGATCGTTGCTGCGGCTgtacggtcgtcgtcgtcgagcatTCTCGGCGACGCGACGGTCGTCAGCACCGACGACCGCTGGGTACGGAGGAGGCTCCTGCTCATCGATGGGATGGTGGACGGCAAGCGGATGAGGAAGACCGTGGTCGTAGCGAAGGACGGCACGGCCAATTTCACGACGATCACCCAAGCCTTGGGCGCAGCGCCGCCGAGAGGCAGGTTCGGCATCTTTGTGAAAGCAGGGGTTTACGAGGAAACGGTAAATATTACCAGACCAAATGTTGTGCTTTGGGGAGAGGGCATCGGCAAAACCGTGATTACTGGAAGCCGCTCTTGccccatagaaaataataagaCCAAGACCGACATGATGCCTTGGACGGCCACAGTCA CTGTGCAAGGGCATGGATTTATAGCTCAGGACGTGACAATAGAGAACAAGGCGGGTCCGACCGGTACTCCAGCCGTCGCTCTGCGCTGCGACTCCAACATGTCCCTTATTCACCGCTGCCGCATCGACGGGTACCAAGACACACTTTGGGCCCAAAACAACCTGCAGGTGTATCTGCGGTGCGACATCGCCGGCACAATTGATTTTGTGTACGGTAATGCGAAGGCCATTTTCCAGTATTGCCGCTTACTGGTGCGCAACCCGGGCAACGGCAAGCACAACGCAATCACGGCGCAGGGGCGCAACGACCCAACCAGCGAGGAGTCGGGGTTTATATTCCAAGGTTGCAACATCACCGCCATGGAAGGAGAAAGCCTCGCGGGGGTGGATACCTATCTGGGGAGGCCCTGGAAGAACCATTCCAGGGTGGTTTTCATGGGCTGTTTCATGAGCGACATCATCAACCCTGACGGCTGGGTTCACTGGAACAAGGCAACACCTGTGGAGGAGACGACCAGGACAGTGGAGTACCTGGAGTATGGCAACAAAGGCGCTGGGGCAGAGACGGCCGACCGTGTGAAGTGGAAGGGCGTCCGGGTGATCACCGAGGCGGAGGCCAACCGTTTCACCGTTGATCACTTCATCAACGGTAACCAGTGGTTGCCCAACTTGGTCAACGGCGAGCAGATCAACTACACCCACGGTCTCATCTAG
- the LOC107277816 gene encoding uncharacterized protein: MAGSSSLASPHSLLLPLLLLFLLVAAAIGSYDPKAFCSKTTDIASCLRVFPTLPDIVTKAQDNKELYKRLVRYCSFKTYEATSLAESMIATTTAADPKISAPFFPQWKRDEAMTTKTPPGKCLLSCNKTIGEVDAILTCGHTYMEDRPPIIHQNLTVLFHGGHPPSLCKSGCLDGSSSEGEALLATKFNYIWSLLDLMKAVLPEYLSETGTATTTVPSPYVAAAAAPAP, encoded by the coding sequence ATGGCCGGCTCCTCCTCTCTTGCATCGCCTCACTCACTGCTGCTACCACTCCTCCTTCTTTTCCTCCTCGTTGCCGCTGCCATAGGCAGCTACGACCCCAAGGCGTTCTGCTCCAAGACGACAGACATAGCATCGTGCCTTAGGGTGTTCCCGACACTCCCAGACATCGTCACCAAGGCGCAGGACAACAAAGAGTTGTACAAACGGCTGGTCCGCTACTGCTCTTTCAAGACCTACGAGGCCACGTCGCTCGCGGAATCCATGattgccaccaccaccgctgccgACCCCAAGATCAGCGCCCCCTTCTTCCCGCAGTGGAAAAGGGACGAGGCGATGACGACAAAAACACCTCCAGGCAAGTGCCTCCTGAGCTGCAACAAGACCATCGGCGAAGTTGACGCCATCCTAACCTGCGGACACACCTACATGGAAGACAGGCCCCCCATCATCCACCAGAACCTCACCGTCTTGTTCCATGGCGGCCACCCGCCGTCACTCTGCAAGAGTGGATGCCTTGACGGCTCGTCGTCAGAGGGTGAGGCCCTCCTCGCCACCAAGTTCAACTATATATGGAGCTTGTTGGATCTCATGAAAGCTGTCCTACCGGAATATCTTTCTGAGACTGGgactgcgacgacgacggtaCCATCTCCCTACGTCGCTGCTGCGGCGGCCCCGGCGCCATGA
- the LOC107277926 gene encoding uncharacterized protein: MELSWWCYCTVWWGAYSKMATCMQVGPVWLDGQEICSLLLPLRLRLRLLLLLLAAAVSGATGSYDPKAFCSKTTDVASCLRVYPTLPDDVAKSQDNEQLYTRLYDYCGVKIYEASSLAESMIATTTAADPVIIATFFPQWKGDEAITTKTHPGKCLLSCNKTIGDVDAIQTCGNTYMEDRPPMIHQNLTVLFHGGHPLPLCKSGCSERSSSEGEAILATKFKYIWTLLDLLEAVLPEYLSETATGAKHKTTTPSPAAASTAP, encoded by the exons ATGGAGCTGAGTTGGTGGTGCTATTGCACTGTGTGGTGGGGTGCATATAGCAAGATGGCAACGTGCATGCAGGTCGGGCCAGTATGGCTAGATGGGCAGG AAATATGCTCACTGCTGCTgccactccgcctccgcctccgcctcctcctcctcctcctagccGCTGCAGTCAGTGGCGCCACCGGCAGCTACGATCCCAAGGCATTCTGCTCCAAGACGACAGACGTAGCGTCGTGCCTCAGGGTGTACCCAACACTCCCGGACGACGTCGCCAAGTCGCAGGATAACGAGCAGCTCTACACACGGCTGTACGACTACTGTGGAGTCAAGATCTACGAGGCCTCATCGCTCGCAGAATCCATGATTgcaaccaccaccgccgccgaccccgtgaTCATCGCCACCTTCTTCCCGCAGTGGAAAGGGGACGAGGCGATAACGACAAAAACACATCCCGGCAAGTGCCTCTTGAGCTGCAACAAGACCATCGGCGACGTTGACGCCATCCAGACCTGCGGAAACACCTACATGGAAGACAGGCCCCCTATGATCCACCAGAATCTCACCGTCTTGTTCCACGGCGGCCACCCGCTGCCGCTCTGCAAGAGTGGATGCTCGGAGAGGTCGTCTTCGGAGGGCGAGGCCATCCTCGCCACAAAGTTCAAGTATATATGGACCTTGTTGGATCTCCTGGAAGCTGTCCTCCCGGAATATCTTTCTGAGACTGCCACCGGTGCTAAACATAAGACGACGACACCATCTCCCGCTGCAGCGTCCACGGCGCCATGA
- the LOC4349984 gene encoding uncharacterized protein isoform X1 yields MAAVGLLVLVGLQVVVGSMAAQEAGDAPASITGPCSRTGDKKACVELLSGIPEARKATTVGPLAELYLQAIANHTTEAKAMATKLLATMKGKGVPPVCLQQCTASVDTLSNALAAFFSASADVNKKYRDLDGFLVGFLKQPPICMSACPIRSCDMEEVTIADKFHQAWKMLGVAHDLITQILGTKS; encoded by the coding sequence ATGGCGGCCGTCGGGCTGTTGGTACTAGTTGGCCTGCAGGTGGTGGTCGGGTCGATGGCGGCGCAAGAAGCAGGTGATGCCCCGGCGAGCATCACGGGGCCATGCTCGCGTACAGGAGACAAGAAGGCGTGCGTGGAGTTGTTGTCGGGCATCCCGGAGGCCCggaaggcgacgacggtgggCCCCCTCGCGGAGCTGTACCTGCAGGCAATCGCCAACCACACGACGGAGGCCAAGGCGATGGCTACCAAGCTGCTAGCCACCATGAAGGGGAAGGGCGTGCCACCCGTGTGCCTCCAGCAGTGCACCGCCAGCGTCGACACCCTCTCCaacgccctcgccgccttcttCTCTGCCTCCGCCGACGTCAACAAAAAGTACAGGGACTTGGACGGTTTTCTCGTGGGCTTTCTTAAACAACCGCCCATCTGCATGAGCGCGTGCCCCATCCGGTCGTGCGATATGGAAGAGGTCACTATCGCCGACAAGTTCCACCAAGCCTGGAAGATGTTGGGTGTCGCACACGACCTCATCACGCAGATCCTAGGCACAAAGTCCTAG
- the LOC4349984 gene encoding uncharacterized protein isoform X2 — MAAQEAGDAPASITGPCSRTGDKKACVELLSGIPEARKATTVGPLAELYLQAIANHTTEAKAMATKLLATMKGKGVPPVCLQQCTASVDTLSNALAAFFSASADVNKKYRDLDGFLVGFLKQPPICMSACPIRSCDMEEVTIADKFHQAWKMLGVAHDLITQILGTKS, encoded by the coding sequence ATGGCGGCGCAAGAAGCAGGTGATGCCCCGGCGAGCATCACGGGGCCATGCTCGCGTACAGGAGACAAGAAGGCGTGCGTGGAGTTGTTGTCGGGCATCCCGGAGGCCCggaaggcgacgacggtgggCCCCCTCGCGGAGCTGTACCTGCAGGCAATCGCCAACCACACGACGGAGGCCAAGGCGATGGCTACCAAGCTGCTAGCCACCATGAAGGGGAAGGGCGTGCCACCCGTGTGCCTCCAGCAGTGCACCGCCAGCGTCGACACCCTCTCCaacgccctcgccgccttcttCTCTGCCTCCGCCGACGTCAACAAAAAGTACAGGGACTTGGACGGTTTTCTCGTGGGCTTTCTTAAACAACCGCCCATCTGCATGAGCGCGTGCCCCATCCGGTCGTGCGATATGGAAGAGGTCACTATCGCCGACAAGTTCCACCAAGCCTGGAAGATGTTGGGTGTCGCACACGACCTCATCACGCAGATCCTAGGCACAAAGTCCTAG